The DNA region aagcaaaaacacaCGTCACCTGACTATTGTCAGACAAGGGTCTGACAAAACAAGGGTATGACTTGTCAGACAAGGGTCTGGCTATTTAAAGACAAGGGTCTAGTGAAGTTAAATATGGAGTTGGACATgctaagggagagagagagttctcTCCCTTAATGCTTAGCTTCATAAAGAGGGTTGATTGAGGAGGGCAAGAACCAGAGCCCTGAAATTTCAAGGCACTAGGTGCTCCTTGAGAGGGTTTGCTGGGTGAGCTGGTTAAAACTCCTTGGAAAAGTGccatccctggggctggggatgtggctcaagcggtagcgcgctcacctggcatgtgtgcggcccgggtttgatcctcagcaccacataccaacaaagatgttgtgtccgccaataaccaaaaaagaaaagaaaagtgccatccctctccctctgcctctgagctCAGAGACATAAGTAGAAGCCAGAATAGTCTATACCCCTGATCTGTTCTGTTGGCCAGCTTTGTCTTTCCCTGAACTTGCCATAAGTTCTAGACCTGCAGATTTGGGGTCAACCAACAGAGGAGTTAACTTTCTTTGCACAGTCCTGCCATATACACTCAAACACAATGTGAAAACGAGTCCTCTGGGCAGTGCTTCCTGAGAAGCCCGAGGCCCCAACAACTCATGTCCTTGCAGAAGTCAAATCCAGCTCCCAGAGGCTCCTTTATTCCAGACTAGCTCTGTTCTTGATACGAAAGGCCATAGGACATTCCTCGGCAGGAAACTAGTCTTACTGGAGACTTGGGAGGGCAGCTTGGCCCCCCTGGGCTGGGCTGaattaggaaaatggaaaattgagCGTACCATCAAATTGTGTCCCCAACTTCAGCCATTAGGGAGGGGTATTGCTAAAGATGGACTAGACAAAGTGTACTTAATCAAAGTACACATCGATTCCATTGAATTCCCAATTTCTGTTCTAGGTGCTATCAGGTGCTGTCATGTCCCCATCTCCTTCACCAAACCTCCCTCTCCACCCAGATTCCTtcctagggagaaaaaaaaaaaaaaaaaaaaaaaggatgtagcCGAGGGAgtctgaaaattaaaagtgacataaaaatatatttgtgaagtATAGACAAAAAAGAATCCCAAtcactgtttaaaaatattttgtttatttatttttatgtggtgctgaggactgaaccagtgcctcacatgtgaggagcaagtactgtatcactgagccacaaacccagccctcccaATCACTTTTTGTACCAAAATTTTATTTCCCTCAACTCTCTCTGTTTGGGACCATTGAAAGCAAGTTTCTTATGTTCTTAGGATCATTCTAAAATTGAGGAAatatggggagagagagagagagatagacacATTACtagaaatgtctttaattttaaaaaattaggggctggggatatagctcagttggtagagtgcttgcctggaatgcacaagaccctgggccggatccccagcaacacaccccccccccacacacacacacaaaattagcttggtctgaggatgtagcacagtggcCACCCACTTtcatagcatgtgtgaagccctgggttcaatcctcagtaccacagtaaagggaaagaaagaaaaagagagagagagagagagagagagagagagagagaaaagagggaaaagaaggaaaagaggattgattaagccaggtgcagtggcgcaccattgtaatcccagcaacaagggaggctgaggcaggagaatcaccagttccaggcttcagcaatttagcaaggccctcagcaacttagagaaaacttgtctcaaaataaagagctcagtggcaaagtgcccctgggttcaatctccagtacaaaaaaaaaaaaaaaaaaaaaaagagaggggagtGGAGAGGTGGGGGAGTATTCATTGAACTAGAAAATTCTTAGGATGCCTTTTAGTTCCATAGAGCCTTAAGCTTGGCAGTTCTTTGTTTTGGAGATAAAAGTTCCCCAAACCTGTTAGTAGAAGCATGAAGCCAAAAGTCCACACGTATTGACTGAATTTAGGGGaaggcttagatttttttttttttttttaactttactgtTTCGACTCCGTTGAGACTGCCTTTCtagttttgcttattttcagGATGTGGACAGAGCTTCACAATGTGCTGTTAAGGGGTTTGTGGTTTTGCTGTGTTAGTAAGAACACTTGGCCTCAGAGAGGGAAGACTCACAAAAGCCATATACACAGCCTGTCCCATCAGACGCCAGACTCCACCAAACTCCGTGCGCACCTAGGCATCTGTCACGTCCCCACCTCCTTCACCAAACCTCCCTCTCCACCCAGATTCTTtcctagggagaaaaaaaataaaaggatgtagGCGGAGTTGGTTTTCAGGTTTTTATTGTGGGTGTATTTTTGGCGGTGAGCGGGGCAGGCTCTCCCGGGAAGGATCAGAGGCGTGAGTGGTGGactaggaggaggaagaagggggacGTCTTTACTCTCGAATTTTCAGTTCCCGCGCCATCTGGCAGAGGGCGCAGGGCAGACAGAAAGTGAGGGCCGCCCAATCGTGCCCGACGGAACCCTGGGGGGTGAAAGAGAGAGGTCAGAGCTCTGCCTGGGGTCCCACGGTGCCAGTCCCCAGCCCCCGGCTCCCGCGGGGCTCCGCCCGGCGCGCACCTGGATGCGGTAGCGCTCGCGCATGCCTGTGCGGAGGGAGTGCAGGCCGCCGGGCAGGTACGGAGCGCAGCAGCACTCGCCGAAGTCGTCGGAGATGCGGCAGGCGAGGCACAGCGGGGCGAAAGTGCCACACAAACCTGGGCGGGGCGAGGGCCGTCAGGGGCGGAGCCGACGGGCGCGTCCGGCCCGCTGCGCCCCCCAGTGAGGGTCCCGGAGGGAATGGGGAAAAGAGGTCCCAGGGGGAATTAGGGTCGAAGGAGGTGGTTTAGTGACAGAGAGCGTTTGAAGAGGGAGCGGGGTCCCAACTGGGAAAGTTGAGGATCCAGGGTGGTGGCTGAGGGGAGGTTGAGGGTTGTTAGATTGTGAGGTTGGGGGTCCCAAGAGGGGGCAAGGGTTAGAGTGGAACTAAAGAAGGGAGGTGGGAGTGGAATTAGAAAGGTGGACGTCGGAGTGGCAGAGTGGCGTACAGGTgagcttccctcccctccctccttcccagggcACTTACAGACGGGCATGTCATTGCAACAGTCCGTGAGACCCGTGTGCCAGTCACTGAGCTGGGTCTGATAGCAGCTGCTGGCGCACTGGGGCTGACTGGTCACCGGGTAGGACATGGCTGCAGAGGTGGGAGAAGAAGATCAGCAGGCACCTTAGTGCCTCCTGAGACCAGCGCCCCTGCCACCCTTCCCTCTGCCGGGCAGTCTGGGCAGGGCCACCAGGCCGCCCACTGAAGGGACACCATTGCTCCTCCCAGTTCTTTTCTGCCACATCTATGCGTCAACATCCCAGTCTGTCCCTGTTGCCGCTGCCTCCTGCACATCTGGTTGAGCTGAGGGTAGGGTTCCTGCTGGTCTGAGGAAAGATGGGCACCACATCTGGGCAGGGCCTGAACATGTAGCCTCCTCCTCCACGTCTGGGCCAGGGGTGCTAGGTTCCAGCATTTCAGGGACCTCTGGGATGGAAGCAGGTGCCATTTGTCTTCAAAGCCAGGGTGCCCAGGGGAGGGAGACGGCCAGGTTCCAGGTACTGGGAGGGTTGCTGGTCCATCTAGTGATCCCACCTTTGCCTTTCACGTTGTCGTGCATCTCGAACTGCATTTTGCTGGCCCTGAGGATGTGGAGCTGTAGACGTCGGAGGTGGCTGCGGCAACAGCTTCGGAGTCTGTCCAAGGGTTGCGGGAtactggggaggggagggcaagggACTGGGGCACTGGGGGCAAGGCTTTCAGGGGAAGGGGAACTGGGGAGAAAGAGGCCAAGTCAGCCTGCCAGTTGGGAGAGACATGGAATCGGGGATGGATAGGGTGAGGGCGAGAGACTCGCCCATCTCTTTACAGCTGCCCGACAGACCCCAGAGGACCCTCCTCATAGTAGAGgcagagatgaagagagagacCAAGAGAGACACAGGTAGAGGCAGAGACAAGATGAGAAGGAGATCACAGCCAGGTGCCCACAGAGGTCCAGCACCTCGATTCCTCTGCAAGCCCATTTCACAGAGGGAAcacggaggctcagagaggtaaaagAGAAATGCCCCACTCTGATGGCCCAGGCCAAGTGGATTAAAATAATACTGGGCCCTTGGATTATCAAACTCAGACCAGCCCTGCTCAGATTGAGAAGGCTGACTCAGGGAGCATTGAGAAGGACAGAGGTGCCAGCCTCAGAGCCAAGGGCCTTGGGAAGGGAAGGGTGCTCCTACCTGCAGGCAACGACGGAGTGGAGATGGAGACAGGTGAGGTGACACAGGCACTGAATTCTCTGTCTAAGGCCAAGAGCTGCTTATATGGGCCCGGCCACGCAGCCCTGGGCGGGGCTCTGACAGAGGTGCCCAGGGAGCCAAGCCGGTCTGGCTGACCCTCTTCCCCTCACAGGGATTTCCCGCCTTCCCTCTGcattccccaccccccacttccCTTCCACCTCACCtctgcaagtgtgtgtgtgtgtgtgtgtgggggggggtgtcacGGATGGAGATGGAAACAGGAGTGGTAAGAGATAGAgccagagagacagggagggaccAGGGGCACAGCTGGGACAGCTCAGAGGCCAAAAGAGCAGGGAGACAGGGACGGGCAGGAGAGTGgcaagatgggagggaaggagagagacaggagGACACAGAAAGACCGTGAGAGACAAAGAGGCCCACAGATctggagaaaaataacaaaaaaggaagTTAGGATTTGGAGAAGAGAGGTGCAGAAGTGGAGGGCTACAGGGAGGGGCAGGTGAAGGGGAGCCCGGCAAGGGGCAGGGGAATGGCGGTGAGAAAGGAGGGGTGATGCAGGAGAGAGTCTGGAGTGGGGTTCTCCTTTAAGGCTCTCATTCATGCTTAGTGACTTCACCCTGCCATCTTCCAGGGAGACATGGTTCTCTCATTCAAGGCCAGGAgacagggcaggggcaggtgggTGAGTGTATTTTGAGGAATGATTCATGTAGGGACCAAGGTCAGGGGTCCACTCACCTCTACTCCGAACTGGGAAGAGAGGAGGCTGCAAACTGTGAAAGAAACTGAAGGATGTACATGTGACCCCTGGACTCATCAGGGTCCTCATAGAGCAGAAGATGGGGCTGAGGAGAGCCTGGAACCCCAAGTCTAAGGGAAGAGGGCTGGGGCCTGGACCCCTGGATctgagggagggggctggagtCTTGTTAAGCTAGGCTGCACATTCCTGAGTAGGTAGGGTCCTGGGGTTTCAAACTGCGGGGCTCCAGGGGTGAAGCTGGGGGATAGATGCTCATGTTGCCAAAGTCTCCCCTCAACAGGACCGACGGGGTTGACATGACTCAGTGAGGGAAGCGGTGTTAGAGCTGGGTGGGGTTGCTAACATGGGCGTCACCCCCCAAAAATGTAGGAGGCACCAGAAAATTGGGGTGTCACCTATAGAGAAGGTAGTATCCGTCACTCCACTAGGTATGGACATGGGGTGATGGCAGATGGATAACCCACTGGTCTGGGATCACAGCTTTCCTCCACGCCCAACACACCAGGGCCCAAGCCTCTCAGCACCTCCCAGATGGCTGGTTCTCTCTGTCTCCATCTGGGCAGTAATCCCTTGCCCGTGCACATCAGCCATGGGTCCAGGAGCCTGCATGCGTGGGGGACATCTCCCCACTTGCTTCCTGCATCCCTGTATCCCCATCTCTGCGTCTCCATGTGTCCAGTTCCTcatctctttctccatctctgcaAATCTGTTTCTGAATCTCTGGGTCTGTCTCCCCATCTCCCAGTCTCTCTCCTCCCAGGCTCTGTGCCTCTGTGTCCATATCCTGGGGTTTCTGTCTCCTATTTCAGGGTCTCTCCTcacctctccccatctctccccttCGCAAGCCTACTCCTTGGGGGCAGCCATAGGGCCCGTCTCCCTAGCTGTCCAGACTATGGGTTCAAGTGACTCCATCATCTCTGAGGACCCTCAGGCTCCTAAGATGACAATCTGAGTTGTTCTCAAGTTTCCTCTTCTGATACAGCCTGGGGGCCCCAATTAGATATAGCGAGTCACATAGATGAGGAAATCGGGACTGGGGAAGCTGTGAGGTGGCCTGTTTGGGGGTGAGGAGAGCAGGGAGCAGGAAGAGGTGAGGTCTGGGGAGTTGAGGAGTGCTATGGCCCAGCCACTAGGCATCTGGCCTCTGTCCCCCTCAATGGGGTTGTCAGATACAGGGTGTCTATTTAATtgaaatttcagataaacaacgaatatattttattttagtgttagtAAGTTCCATGAACTATTTGGgacatacttatactaaaaatttatttcattgctttttgttggttttgtggtactacagattgaacccaggggtgctttactaaacattgaactgtatccccagtacttttttttttctaaaaaacgaaacacacacacacacacacacacacacacgtgtgtatgtgtgtgtatatatatatgatgtagatggacacaacacctttatttttatttcatttatttatttttatgtggtgttgaggatccaacccaatgcctcacacatgctaggcaagcgctctaccactaagccacaaccccagcccctcagtccttttttatgttttattctgagacagagtcttgctaagttgctgagattggccttgaacttgcaatcctcctgcctcagcctgccaagtcgttgggattacagacttgcaccCCAGTACCGGGCTTGCgtctcactatgttacccagGTTGCTCAagtactcctgggctcaagtgttcctcctgcctcagctttgccTAGCTGGCGCTATAGATGTACACCACCATGCTGTGCGGTTTCTTGTATTTTTACTTGCCAAATCTGGAATCCTACCTTCAAAGAGAGGAATCTAGGACTAAGGCCCCCTGTTTCCCAGAACCCAGATGTCCAGGCCCCAGCTCTCCTTTCTCTGGACCTGAGAGTCTATGTCCTAGTCCCCCTCATCCCCTCCCTGAGAATGAGTGGGGCGCCCAGCCCCCTACTCTCTCAGCACATAGAAGTCCAGGCTTCTAATCCCTCTGCCTTCAGAATCCAGGCATCCGGGTCTGAACCCGGTTGCCCAACATGGGTTTCACAAGGCAGATTGTGCCATCCATGGCTCTGGTGGAACCGGTCTAGCTGAGCAGACAAGAAGGGGACCCTCCTTCCCATCCTAAACCTGCTGTTTCCTTGAGGGATTGCCCAGCGGGACAGGAGGGACTCAGGGAGTTGTGGGTGTGTCACTGGGTCTGGTTTGGGTGAGTTGTGTCTCCGTGTGTGGTTATGTGACTGTGTGGGGATTGTCTCTTTGCATTGTTTCTGTGCTCTCTGGTGTGACATGTGAAGGGTCCCTTTTATATCTGTGTTGTATTACACACCTGTGATTCTATACACTGCACATTGGGATGGGAAATGTCCTCAGTTATTGTAGTCCTACAATTCCTACTGGATTAAGgcgacaaatatttattgaggggtAGCCTTATGTGATGGAATCTGGAGCCAGAAAACCTGGGttcacatcccacctgcctcttACTGGCTGTGaaaccttgggcaagtcattgaACTTCACTGCTCTTCATTTTCCCCATATGTAAAAGGGCTTGTTGCAAATAGAGTTGTTGAGAAGATTAAAAGAATCAATTCATGTGAAAGGCTTATGATGATGTCAGGTACATAGGAAACATATTTTGGATTtatgatgaagatgatggtgatgattatgTTCTGTTCATACCTGGAGATTCAATAGTGGACAAAATCCAGTCTTTGCTCATGTTCTTTCTAGCAGGGACTGGATCCATGGCTTATCAGGGGATGGGCATATAATTGCAGAGCCGGGTCTGTTTGCACGTGGAATACGGTATTTCTGTAAGTGTGGGTGATTCTGTGATGTGTGCCTTTTGGTGCTTGTAGGTGATTTTATGTGGCATGTGTGCCTCTCTGATTATGTGGGTGCAAATGCAAGATCACACCTCACATATATTACGAGGGACAGTGTTTGCTGTGAAACTTGTGTTTCCAACTCCAAGGTGCTGGGAGTGTGTCTGGAGCCTTAAGAACCCCTTTCTTAGCCCCCATGCCACTCCTCTATACATCCCACAGGTGACCCTGGGAGGCTGACTTCTTCCAAAATGAGCCTCAATTTCTGTCCAGTGAGGTTAGTGGGCCCAGTGGCTTTGGGAGAAATGCAAGGGTGAAAGAGAAGGTGGGGAGGAGACTGTGAGGCCAGGGAGAGGCTGAGGAACATGACAGTGACAGAAAGGGAGATGGTGGGGTAGGGTCAGAGGAAGAGCTGCAGAGACAGGTATTTGACCCTGTGTCTCTGTGCAGACATGTTTATCCACGATTATGTTCTGAGTCTCTGCAATGTGTCAAGACTTCTAGGGGACATCTGTAGAGCTATCCAGATAGATGAAGACCCACCAGGAAGCTGTTACTCGCTCAGGGTGACCCACCTGTCACTTTGATGGGCTACAGTGACAGTTCTGAGTGAAGGAGATGTGAAGATGGTGAGGGAGAGAAGGGCGCTGCCCAATTCCAGTCCTCCCTGAGGCTTGATCTGTTCAGATCAAAGTACTGGAGCCGTGAAGGAAAGGACCCTCCCAGGCCAGGGGCCCCCCATGAATCACTTTCTTATCATCTTTTAATGGGATAATGACATACCTGCTTTGTCCTAATCACCATTTTCTACCCCAACTAGGCCCAACACCCATAGCAAGAAGGGTTAAAAAGCCTGGTGTCATGGAGACAAGGAAGGAAATACCTGGAGTCCCTATCCTTGCCACCCCCAATGACCCTGAAGTCTCAGCTTTCAGACCCTCTCCTTTGGTTCACTGTCTGCCATTTATTCTCTCTTTGGGCCAGTCTATCTCTTCATTTATATATCtctgtcttaaatttttttttttttttttttgtgtgtgtgtgtgtgtgtgtgtgtgtgtttcctgtcTCTTTACATCtgtatctaatttttttaaaaatctgtatcttGATTCTCCTGCACTGGACCTTaattttctcacttgtaaaacagggataataataataatgataataatctgATCTCTTAGAAGTGTGAGGAGgaagacatgaaataattatGTGAAATGCTTAGCACAGAACCCAGGTCACAGTAAATTCAGTACAAGAgaactctattattattattgttttattatttttatctctccATTGGTatctgtgtttttctctttgtctccaAGTGCATCTCAagtctcctccctccctggtATCCTTTTGTAGACAGCGCCCTGCCCCTCGCTTCTCTGGTAGGGACGGACGTGGAAAGGGCATATCCAGGCCAGAGCGTctgttccctctccttctctattCCATGCTCCACGTGAGGACACAGAACACTTGCCCAGGGGCAAGGCCTGGCTCCAATCCCATAAACAGCCTCATAAAATCCTGAGCCCCAAATCTGTCATATCTGGACAGGCCAGTGACTCAGGATACAGGAGGCCAGGTCCCTAGATCTCAGTCTTTCAGGTTCCCCAGCCCACTCCTCTCTCAGACCCAGAAGTTAGGACTCCCCCAGTCCCTCCTTCTCTCGGATCCAAAGTCCCCTGCTTCTTCACGATCTAGGAGCCTGGCCTTGATCTCTCAAGACCCATGGCCTCTCAGGACCCCATCCTCCCTCAAGACCCAAAGATGAGATCAGCAAAGAAGTCAGGTATGGGCACCAGAATCCCCATTCCGGGCCATTCTGTCTCGGACCGCGCCCTCAGTCACCAGGCTCTTCAGTCTCACTTCAGAGGTGGGTCTGACACGTGAGGCATTCTTCTGGAGTCTAGCTTGCAATAAGCTATCCATGACGTCAGTCACTATCATCCAGCCAATAGACGCTCCGCTTCCCACCTCCCCAGGCCACTCCGGACGCTTTCGCTAGTGGGCGGGGCCCGCAGCCCAAGTCCGACGGCGATAGGTTCTCGTACGTGCCCGTCTCCTCCAGTCCTCGCCAGTTTGCCAATAGACTGGGAACGGCTGGGTCCCGATCCAGGTCGGTTCCGCAGAGGCCATGGCAAGCTTGTGGGGAAACCAGTTTTGCGGGTCCAGCCGGGTAAGCCCTTTCCAGAATGACCAGTATTGGGATTCTGACCATAGCTCGGACGGGAAACGGCCAGACTGCGGCGGAGGGGGGAGCTCGACCAGGGCGAACCCATATTGCTTTATTGGAGAAAGTGTCCAGAGACGCATGATCTCGGATCTTcatccattccttccttccaccctGAACTTGATTCTCATCTGCCCCTGCCTGCTCTGCTTTTCCTTCCGTTtagtcctcctcctccctttaaTTCCCTCACTCGCATAGCCATTCACGCCTCAATCACCCCCCCACCCATTACTTAAACAAACATTTCCTGAGGCTTCTGGTGTGCCAGCCCTGGTGCTGGGCGATGGTGGTGACCAAGATGAGTCAAGCTTAGGCCCTGCCCTTAAGGAGCCCCAGTCAGATGGGAGGAAGGACATTGATGGGCAGGGGTGTGAAGTGGTGGGGCAGCCCAGGAGAGccttttggggggcgggggtttGACTTGTCTGGAAAGGATTCCCAGAGGAGGAGCCATTGGAGTTGGATCTTGGGAAAGCAGGAGGTGCCAGGCAAAGGTGAAGAGGGTGTGAGAAGGATGTTTTAGTTTGTGCAAAGGCAGGGAGGTGTGCAGGATCATTAGGTGCCCAAGCAGAGGGCCAGTCATGACCTCTAGCAAGGGAACTGTAAGGCTGGAATAGGATGAAGATGAGGCAGTGGGCAGAGGTCAGGCTGGGGTGACAGTTAGGGGTGGCCCAGTCAGAGCTGGGATCAGAACTGGAGGAATGAGATTGGAAGCTAGTGACCCAGGTGGTGGCCTTTCCAGGGACCCAGGCATGAAAGGATGGAGCTTGGATCAGGGAAGAAGCTGAGGGGATGAGACCGAGATTCAGGAGGCAGAAGGAACAGAATATGGGGTCGATGGGCTATGAGACGAGGGGGTGATCTGGACAAGACCTAGTGCTCTTCTCCTTCTCAGGATTCCAGGTGCCATTCCCAGGTGCCATTCCCAGGATGGGGGACAGGAAAAAGGAACAGGTTAGCACGTCATGACTGTTTTGACAGAGATAAACTTAGAGGTCCTAGGAGCAGTGTGTGGATCTGGATGCTCCGGGGAATTTTGGGCTGTGGCCCCTCCCCATCATAGGTCTTGACTTCAAGTCAGTTGTTGGGGTGAATGAGGGCCTCTAAGATGGGGATCCGCTCACTGCTTCTCCTCCCCTCGGGAAatgtcttcttctttcttctttcttctttcttcttctttcttctttcttctttctttcttctttcttctttcttctttcttcttccttcttccttcttccttcttccttcttccttcttccttcttccttcttccttcttcttcttcttcttcttcttcttcttcttcttctttcttctttcttcttcttctttcttcttcttcttcggtactggggattgaacccacaagtgctttaccactgagccacatccccaaccttttttttaatatttaaatttttttagctgtacttggacaaaatacctttatttatttattttttatgtgggctgaggatcgaatccagtgccttgccatgtgctaggcgaatgccctaccgctgagccacaactgcagcccccccaacatttttttttttttaagagagagtgaggggctgggaatgtggctcaggcggtagcgcgctctctttgagaggagagagagagagaatttttaatatttattttctagttctcggcggacacaacatctttgttggtatgtggtgctgaggatcgaacccg from Urocitellus parryii isolate mUroPar1 chromosome 15, mUroPar1.hap1, whole genome shotgun sequence includes:
- the Cnfn gene encoding cornifelin; translated protein: MQFEMHDNVKGKAMSYPVTSQPQCASSCYQTQLSDWHTGLTDCCNDMPVCLCGTFAPLCLACRISDDFGECCCAPYLPGGLHSLRTGMRERYRIQGSVGHDWAALTFCLPCALCQMARELKIRE